Proteins co-encoded in one Phycodurus eques isolate BA_2022a chromosome 21, UOR_Pequ_1.1, whole genome shotgun sequence genomic window:
- the LOC133396324 gene encoding band 4.1-like protein 3 isoform X1, giving the protein MTNEVQDAQEVESIPEVAAHSTPVQLGEGGPSQNRCLSLADERSGHLSSSGLVAPSPVRRSLSFRTMQTKVTLLDGSVFSCTMEKRARGLQLLDKVCEHVNLLEQDYFALSFRDADNNKNWLDPGKEMKKQVRGVPWNFSFNVKFYPPDPAQLSEDITRYLLCLQLREDVASGRLPCSFATHTVLGSYTLQSELGDYDADECGSDYVSELCLAPNQSKQMEEKIAELHKSYRGMTPAEAEMLFLENVKKLSMYGVDLHHARMVGSRFACLSSGLSEDSEGVAIMLGVCSSGLLVYRDRLRINRFSWPKILKISYKRNNFYIKIRPGEFEQFESTIAFKLLNHRAAKRLWKVCVEHHCFFRLISPEEPPKRFLSLGSKFRYSGRTQIQTRRASAQISRPAPHFPRCISKRNLLSRSLDGAPSETPTSSLNGSPAITGSAQTDMGTGLYLVSKAMTVSDLISTVTPEKRREEQTDEGTNQEKAFRPIEEVQDSVKIEQEVEQEAGKEVGQEAEQSKVTAASESPLTPDQLDHKLQNTELTETMDGDLTATESEQEDLKSDQEIMSSPVKVEKVVSAISDLRRSFLEGGGPAGGPTEWDKRLAGSLVRRLDDLPMIEPLEADEAQQGGATVKQEPTQTIKEKSITLGWSYDTTSGSVVTITNNVTMANSNMRKVTLVRGRLSTGEDVITGGMSSLISQAQIPLVTNRGAATPNICRGEDARQKSPQDEPTPVLNEMSPELNTLLKLAREQKSFREEKLLKTSERVQIITAVTREEESVCQVAPGGFMGPPPCDPPPLPPGASVIHADDAAEAIVRDAIKQAKLLNRQSMFDDDDDDDHDDHDDDKLSNQDSDDDVSETSQDAISMLAQAVVEEAMETGVRQSQSPVAGIATSDSIISSFSCKPDQHMLTTTEASMSPNIRTRSVVATQLATSSKLRCRDVEDSDDSGEEEGGWGTRENSPSPTLPLHTCQDLPGSTNEMQPCNLSDEDKDGEPLQERREDAERPVGLLLTSQSFTAETSSSSHVTKMVNRGISETRIEKRIVISGDTEMDHEQEV; this is encoded by the exons ATGACAAACGAGGTACAGGACGCGCAGGaggtggagtctatcccagaAGTGGCCGCGCATTCCACCCCCGTGCAG TTAGGGGAGGGTGGGCCATCCCAGAACCGATGCCTCTCATTGGCTGACGAGCGGAGCGGTCACCTGTCGTCTAGCGGTCTGGTCGCTCCCTCTCCCGTCAGAAGATCTCTGAGCTTCAGGACCATGCAGACCAAAGTCACCCTGCTGGACGGGTCCGTCTTCAGCTGCACGATGGAG AAACGTGCTCGCGGTCTTCAGCTGCTGGACAAAGTGTGCGAGCACGTCAACCTGCTGGAGCAGGACTACTTCGCCTTGTCCTTCAGAGATGCAGACAACAACAAG AACTGGTTGGATCCTGGAAAAGAGATGAAGAAACAGGTTAGAG GCGTACCCTGGAACTTCTCCTTCAATGTCAAATTTTACCCCCCCGACCCTGCCCAGCTCTCTGAGGATATCACCAG GTACTTGCTTTGTCTGCAGCTCAGAGAGGACGTGGCTTCGGGTCGACTTCCATGTTCCTTCGCGACTCACACCGTCCTCGGCTCCTACACCCTCCAATCAGAGCTCGGAGACTACGACGCGG ATGAATGTGGCTCTGACTATGTGAGTGAACTTTGCTTGGCTCCAAACCAAAGCAAGCAAATGGAGGAGAAGATAGCGGAGCTTCACAAAAGTTACAG AGGAATGACACCAGCTGAAGCCGAGATGCTTTTCCTGGAAAACGTCAAGAAACTTTCCATGTATGGAGTTGACCTTCATCATGCAAGG ATGGTAGGAAGCCGCTTTGCTTGCTTGTCTTCAGGTCTCTCCGAG gaCTCGGAGGGCGTGGCCATTATGTTGGGCGTGTGCAGTAGCGGCCTGCTGGTCTACAGGGACCGTCTGAGGATCAACAGGTTTTCATGGCCAAAGATCCTGAAGATCTCCTACAAAAGGAACAACTTCTACATCAAGATCCGACCTGGAGAG TTTGAGCAGTTTGAATCAACGATTGCGTTCAAGCTGCTCAACCATAGAGCAGCCAAGAGATTGTGGAAAGTGTGTGTGGAGCATCACTGTTTCTTCAG ACTAATTTCTCCAGAAGAACCTCCCAAGCGTTTTCTCTCTCTTGGTTCCAAGTTCCGCTACAGTGGTCGCACTCAAATTCAGACCCGCCGGGCCAGTGCTCAGATTTCCAGACCTGCACCCCATTTCCCGCGATGCATCAGCAAGAGGAACTTGCTGAGTCGCAGCCTGGACGGAG CTCCAAGTGAGACCCCTACCTCCTCCCTCAATGGCTCTCCAGCCATTACTGGAAGCGCACAAACAG acatGGGCACGGGTCTATATTTGGTGTCGAAAGCCATGACTGTCAGTGACCTCATAAGCACGGTGACACCAGAGAAGAGGAGGGAGGAGCAGACTGATGAAGGAACCAATCAGGAGAAAGCATTTAGACCAA TTGAGGAGGTGCAGGACAGTGTGAAGATTGAGCAAGAGGTGGAGCAAGAGGCGGGGAAAGAGGTGGGGCAAGAGGCGGAGCAATCCAAAGTAACGGCGGCATCAGAGAGTCCGTTGACTCCCGACCAACTCGACCACAAGTTACAAAAT ACAGAGCTGACAGAGACGATGGATGGAGACCTTACAGCCACtgag TCTGAGCAGGAAGATTTAAAAAGTGATCAG GAAATTATGTCGAGTCCAGTGAAAGTTGAGAAGGTGGTGAGCGCCATCAGCGACCTGCGGCGCTCCTTCTTAGAGGGAGGGGGGCCAGCGGGGGGTCCGACTGAGTGGGACAAGCGTCTGGCAGGGTCGCTTGTTCGCCGACTTGACGACTTGCCGATGATTGAACCTTTGGAAGCAGATGAGGCTCAG CAGGGTGGGGCCACAGTAAAGCAAGAACCTACACAGACAATCAAAGAGAAGAGCATCACTCTGGGATGGAGTTACGATACCACCTCTGGCAGTGTTGTCACCATAACCAACAATGTTACTATGGCAAATTCAAATATGAGGAAAGTGACATTGGTAAGAGGCAGGCTGTCCACAGGTGAAGATGTCATAACTGGGGGTATGTCCAGCCTCATAAGTCAGGCACAGATCCCACTAGTGACAAACAGAGGAGCCGCGACTCCAAACATTTGCAGAGGTGAAGACGCTCGTCAAAAGTCGCCCCAAGATGAG CCGACGCCTGTGTTGAACGAAATGTCTCCTGAGCTGAACACTTTGCTGAAGTTGGCCAGAGAACAAAAAAGCTTCAGAGAGGAAAAGCTGTTGAAG ACTTCAGAGAGGGTGCAGATCATCACGGCGGTGACAAGGGAGGAGGAGTCAGTGTGTCAGGTAGCACCAGGAGGTTTTATGGGACCACCTCCGTGTGATCCCCCACCGCTCCCGCCGGGGGCTTCAGTGATTCATGCTGATGACGCCGCAGAGGCCATAGTCAGGGATGCGATTAAACAGGCTAAATTGCTCAACCGTCAGAGTatgtttgatgatgatgatgatgatgaccatgatgatcatgatgatgaCAAGCTGAGTAACCAGGATAGTGATGATGATGTTAGTGAGACTAGCCAAGATGCTATCAGCATGTTGGCGCAGGCAGTTGTGGAAGAAGCCATGGAGACTGGGGTCAGACAAAGTCAAAGCCCAGTAGCTGGCATTGCTACTTCGGATAGCATAATCTCTAGCTTTTCTTGTAAGCCTGACCAGCACATGCTGACCACAACGGAGGCCAGCATGAGCCCCAACATCAGGACCCGTTCTGTTGTGGCCACTcagctggctaccagttcaaaACTTCGCTGCCGTGACGTGGAAGACTCCGACGATTCCGGTGAGGAGGAAGGCGGCTGGGGGACTCGCGAAAACTCCCCTTCCCCCACTCTACCGCTGCACACCTGCCAAGACTTGCCCGGCTCAACCAATGAAATGCAGCCTTGCAACCTCAGCGACGAAGACAAGGATGGGGAACCTCTGCAAGAG AGGCGAGAGGACGCAGAGCGTCCTGTCGGACTGCTGCTGACTTCCCAGAGCTTCACCGCAGAGACGTCCAGCAGCTCGCACGTTACCAAG ATGGTGAATCGAGGGATTTCGGAAACCAGGATCGAGAAGAGAATTGTGATTTCTGGAGACACAGAGATGGACCACGAGCAG GAAGTTTAA
- the LOC133396324 gene encoding band 4.1-like protein 3 isoform X2, with protein sequence MTNEVQDAQEVESIPEVAAHSTPVQLGEGGPSQNRCLSLADERSGHLSSSGLVAPSPVRRSLSFRTMQTKVTLLDGSVFSCTMEKRARGLQLLDKVCEHVNLLEQDYFALSFRDADNNKNWLDPGKEMKKQVRGVPWNFSFNVKFYPPDPAQLSEDITRYLLCLQLREDVASGRLPCSFATHTVLGSYTLQSELGDYDADECGSDYVSELCLAPNQSKQMEEKIAELHKSYRGMTPAEAEMLFLENVKKLSMYGVDLHHARMVGSRFACLSSGLSEDSEGVAIMLGVCSSGLLVYRDRLRINRFSWPKILKISYKRNNFYIKIRPGEFEQFESTIAFKLLNHRAAKRLWKVCVEHHCFFRLISPEEPPKRFLSLGSKFRYSGRTQIQTRRASAQISRPAPHFPRCISKRNLLSRSLDGAPSETPTSSLNGSPAITGSAQTDMGTGLYLVSKAMTVSDLISTVTPEKRREEQTDEGTNQEKAFRPIEEVQDSVKIEQEVEQEAGKEVGQEAEQSKVTAASESPLTPDQLDHKLQNTELTETMDGDLTATESEQEDLKSDQEIMSSPVKVEKVVSAISDLRRSFLEGGGPAGGPTEWDKRLAGSLVRRLDDLPMIEPLEADEAQGGATVKQEPTQTIKEKSITLGWSYDTTSGSVVTITNNVTMANSNMRKVTLVRGRLSTGEDVITGGMSSLISQAQIPLVTNRGAATPNICRGEDARQKSPQDEPTPVLNEMSPELNTLLKLAREQKSFREEKLLKTSERVQIITAVTREEESVCQVAPGGFMGPPPCDPPPLPPGASVIHADDAAEAIVRDAIKQAKLLNRQSMFDDDDDDDHDDHDDDKLSNQDSDDDVSETSQDAISMLAQAVVEEAMETGVRQSQSPVAGIATSDSIISSFSCKPDQHMLTTTEASMSPNIRTRSVVATQLATSSKLRCRDVEDSDDSGEEEGGWGTRENSPSPTLPLHTCQDLPGSTNEMQPCNLSDEDKDGEPLQERREDAERPVGLLLTSQSFTAETSSSSHVTKMVNRGISETRIEKRIVISGDTEMDHEQEV encoded by the exons ATGACAAACGAGGTACAGGACGCGCAGGaggtggagtctatcccagaAGTGGCCGCGCATTCCACCCCCGTGCAG TTAGGGGAGGGTGGGCCATCCCAGAACCGATGCCTCTCATTGGCTGACGAGCGGAGCGGTCACCTGTCGTCTAGCGGTCTGGTCGCTCCCTCTCCCGTCAGAAGATCTCTGAGCTTCAGGACCATGCAGACCAAAGTCACCCTGCTGGACGGGTCCGTCTTCAGCTGCACGATGGAG AAACGTGCTCGCGGTCTTCAGCTGCTGGACAAAGTGTGCGAGCACGTCAACCTGCTGGAGCAGGACTACTTCGCCTTGTCCTTCAGAGATGCAGACAACAACAAG AACTGGTTGGATCCTGGAAAAGAGATGAAGAAACAGGTTAGAG GCGTACCCTGGAACTTCTCCTTCAATGTCAAATTTTACCCCCCCGACCCTGCCCAGCTCTCTGAGGATATCACCAG GTACTTGCTTTGTCTGCAGCTCAGAGAGGACGTGGCTTCGGGTCGACTTCCATGTTCCTTCGCGACTCACACCGTCCTCGGCTCCTACACCCTCCAATCAGAGCTCGGAGACTACGACGCGG ATGAATGTGGCTCTGACTATGTGAGTGAACTTTGCTTGGCTCCAAACCAAAGCAAGCAAATGGAGGAGAAGATAGCGGAGCTTCACAAAAGTTACAG AGGAATGACACCAGCTGAAGCCGAGATGCTTTTCCTGGAAAACGTCAAGAAACTTTCCATGTATGGAGTTGACCTTCATCATGCAAGG ATGGTAGGAAGCCGCTTTGCTTGCTTGTCTTCAGGTCTCTCCGAG gaCTCGGAGGGCGTGGCCATTATGTTGGGCGTGTGCAGTAGCGGCCTGCTGGTCTACAGGGACCGTCTGAGGATCAACAGGTTTTCATGGCCAAAGATCCTGAAGATCTCCTACAAAAGGAACAACTTCTACATCAAGATCCGACCTGGAGAG TTTGAGCAGTTTGAATCAACGATTGCGTTCAAGCTGCTCAACCATAGAGCAGCCAAGAGATTGTGGAAAGTGTGTGTGGAGCATCACTGTTTCTTCAG ACTAATTTCTCCAGAAGAACCTCCCAAGCGTTTTCTCTCTCTTGGTTCCAAGTTCCGCTACAGTGGTCGCACTCAAATTCAGACCCGCCGGGCCAGTGCTCAGATTTCCAGACCTGCACCCCATTTCCCGCGATGCATCAGCAAGAGGAACTTGCTGAGTCGCAGCCTGGACGGAG CTCCAAGTGAGACCCCTACCTCCTCCCTCAATGGCTCTCCAGCCATTACTGGAAGCGCACAAACAG acatGGGCACGGGTCTATATTTGGTGTCGAAAGCCATGACTGTCAGTGACCTCATAAGCACGGTGACACCAGAGAAGAGGAGGGAGGAGCAGACTGATGAAGGAACCAATCAGGAGAAAGCATTTAGACCAA TTGAGGAGGTGCAGGACAGTGTGAAGATTGAGCAAGAGGTGGAGCAAGAGGCGGGGAAAGAGGTGGGGCAAGAGGCGGAGCAATCCAAAGTAACGGCGGCATCAGAGAGTCCGTTGACTCCCGACCAACTCGACCACAAGTTACAAAAT ACAGAGCTGACAGAGACGATGGATGGAGACCTTACAGCCACtgag TCTGAGCAGGAAGATTTAAAAAGTGATCAG GAAATTATGTCGAGTCCAGTGAAAGTTGAGAAGGTGGTGAGCGCCATCAGCGACCTGCGGCGCTCCTTCTTAGAGGGAGGGGGGCCAGCGGGGGGTCCGACTGAGTGGGACAAGCGTCTGGCAGGGTCGCTTGTTCGCCGACTTGACGACTTGCCGATGATTGAACCTTTGGAAGCAGATGAGGCTCAG GGTGGGGCCACAGTAAAGCAAGAACCTACACAGACAATCAAAGAGAAGAGCATCACTCTGGGATGGAGTTACGATACCACCTCTGGCAGTGTTGTCACCATAACCAACAATGTTACTATGGCAAATTCAAATATGAGGAAAGTGACATTGGTAAGAGGCAGGCTGTCCACAGGTGAAGATGTCATAACTGGGGGTATGTCCAGCCTCATAAGTCAGGCACAGATCCCACTAGTGACAAACAGAGGAGCCGCGACTCCAAACATTTGCAGAGGTGAAGACGCTCGTCAAAAGTCGCCCCAAGATGAG CCGACGCCTGTGTTGAACGAAATGTCTCCTGAGCTGAACACTTTGCTGAAGTTGGCCAGAGAACAAAAAAGCTTCAGAGAGGAAAAGCTGTTGAAG ACTTCAGAGAGGGTGCAGATCATCACGGCGGTGACAAGGGAGGAGGAGTCAGTGTGTCAGGTAGCACCAGGAGGTTTTATGGGACCACCTCCGTGTGATCCCCCACCGCTCCCGCCGGGGGCTTCAGTGATTCATGCTGATGACGCCGCAGAGGCCATAGTCAGGGATGCGATTAAACAGGCTAAATTGCTCAACCGTCAGAGTatgtttgatgatgatgatgatgatgaccatgatgatcatgatgatgaCAAGCTGAGTAACCAGGATAGTGATGATGATGTTAGTGAGACTAGCCAAGATGCTATCAGCATGTTGGCGCAGGCAGTTGTGGAAGAAGCCATGGAGACTGGGGTCAGACAAAGTCAAAGCCCAGTAGCTGGCATTGCTACTTCGGATAGCATAATCTCTAGCTTTTCTTGTAAGCCTGACCAGCACATGCTGACCACAACGGAGGCCAGCATGAGCCCCAACATCAGGACCCGTTCTGTTGTGGCCACTcagctggctaccagttcaaaACTTCGCTGCCGTGACGTGGAAGACTCCGACGATTCCGGTGAGGAGGAAGGCGGCTGGGGGACTCGCGAAAACTCCCCTTCCCCCACTCTACCGCTGCACACCTGCCAAGACTTGCCCGGCTCAACCAATGAAATGCAGCCTTGCAACCTCAGCGACGAAGACAAGGATGGGGAACCTCTGCAAGAG AGGCGAGAGGACGCAGAGCGTCCTGTCGGACTGCTGCTGACTTCCCAGAGCTTCACCGCAGAGACGTCCAGCAGCTCGCACGTTACCAAG ATGGTGAATCGAGGGATTTCGGAAACCAGGATCGAGAAGAGAATTGTGATTTCTGGAGACACAGAGATGGACCACGAGCAG GAAGTTTAA
- the LOC133396324 gene encoding protein 4.1-like isoform X5 → MTNEVQDAQEVESIPEVAAHSTPVQLGEGGPSQNRCLSLADERSGHLSSSGLVAPSPVRRSLSFRTMQTKVTLLDGSVFSCTMEKRARGLQLLDKVCEHVNLLEQDYFALSFRDADNNKNWLDPGKEMKKQVRGVPWNFSFNVKFYPPDPAQLSEDITRYLLCLQLREDVASGRLPCSFATHTVLGSYTLQSELGDYDADECGSDYVSELCLAPNQSKQMEEKIAELHKSYRGMTPAEAEMLFLENVKKLSMYGVDLHHARDSEGVAIMLGVCSSGLLVYRDRLRINRFSWPKILKISYKRNNFYIKIRPGEFEQFESTIAFKLLNHRAAKRLWKVCVEHHCFFRLISPEEPPKRFLSLGSKFRYSGRTQIQTRRASAQISRPAPHFPRCISKRNLLSRSLDGDMGTGLYLVSKAMTVSDLISTVTPEKRREEQTDEGTNQEKAFRPIEEVQDSVKIEQEVEQEAGKEVGQEAEQSKVTAASESPLTPDQLDHKLQNTELTETMDGDLTATESEQEDLKSDQEIMSSPVKVEKVVSAISDLRRSFLEGGGPAGGPTEWDKRLAGSLVRRLDDLPMIEPLEADEAQQGGATVKQEPTQTIKEKSITLGWSYDTTSGSVVTITNNVTMANSNMRKVTLVRGRLSTGEDVITGGMSSLISQAQIPLVTNRGAATPNICRGEDARQKSPQDEPTPVLNEMSPELNTLLKLAREQKSFREEKLLKTSERVQIITAVTREEESVCQVAPGGFMGPPPCDPPPLPPGASVIHADDAAEAIVRDAIKQAKLLNRQSMFDDDDDDDHDDHDDDKLSNQDSDDDVSETSQDAISMLAQAVVEEAMETGVRQSQSPVAGIATSDSIISSFSCKPDQHMLTTTEASMSPNIRTRSVVATQLATSSKLRCRDVEDSDDSGEEEGGWGTRENSPSPTLPLHTCQDLPGSTNEMQPCNLSDEDKDGEPLQERREDAERPVGLLLTSQSFTAETSSSSHVTKMVNRGISETRIEKRIVISGDTEMDHEQEV, encoded by the exons ATGACAAACGAGGTACAGGACGCGCAGGaggtggagtctatcccagaAGTGGCCGCGCATTCCACCCCCGTGCAG TTAGGGGAGGGTGGGCCATCCCAGAACCGATGCCTCTCATTGGCTGACGAGCGGAGCGGTCACCTGTCGTCTAGCGGTCTGGTCGCTCCCTCTCCCGTCAGAAGATCTCTGAGCTTCAGGACCATGCAGACCAAAGTCACCCTGCTGGACGGGTCCGTCTTCAGCTGCACGATGGAG AAACGTGCTCGCGGTCTTCAGCTGCTGGACAAAGTGTGCGAGCACGTCAACCTGCTGGAGCAGGACTACTTCGCCTTGTCCTTCAGAGATGCAGACAACAACAAG AACTGGTTGGATCCTGGAAAAGAGATGAAGAAACAGGTTAGAG GCGTACCCTGGAACTTCTCCTTCAATGTCAAATTTTACCCCCCCGACCCTGCCCAGCTCTCTGAGGATATCACCAG GTACTTGCTTTGTCTGCAGCTCAGAGAGGACGTGGCTTCGGGTCGACTTCCATGTTCCTTCGCGACTCACACCGTCCTCGGCTCCTACACCCTCCAATCAGAGCTCGGAGACTACGACGCGG ATGAATGTGGCTCTGACTATGTGAGTGAACTTTGCTTGGCTCCAAACCAAAGCAAGCAAATGGAGGAGAAGATAGCGGAGCTTCACAAAAGTTACAG AGGAATGACACCAGCTGAAGCCGAGATGCTTTTCCTGGAAAACGTCAAGAAACTTTCCATGTATGGAGTTGACCTTCATCATGCAAGG gaCTCGGAGGGCGTGGCCATTATGTTGGGCGTGTGCAGTAGCGGCCTGCTGGTCTACAGGGACCGTCTGAGGATCAACAGGTTTTCATGGCCAAAGATCCTGAAGATCTCCTACAAAAGGAACAACTTCTACATCAAGATCCGACCTGGAGAG TTTGAGCAGTTTGAATCAACGATTGCGTTCAAGCTGCTCAACCATAGAGCAGCCAAGAGATTGTGGAAAGTGTGTGTGGAGCATCACTGTTTCTTCAG ACTAATTTCTCCAGAAGAACCTCCCAAGCGTTTTCTCTCTCTTGGTTCCAAGTTCCGCTACAGTGGTCGCACTCAAATTCAGACCCGCCGGGCCAGTGCTCAGATTTCCAGACCTGCACCCCATTTCCCGCGATGCATCAGCAAGAGGAACTTGCTGAGTCGCAGCCTGGACGGAG acatGGGCACGGGTCTATATTTGGTGTCGAAAGCCATGACTGTCAGTGACCTCATAAGCACGGTGACACCAGAGAAGAGGAGGGAGGAGCAGACTGATGAAGGAACCAATCAGGAGAAAGCATTTAGACCAA TTGAGGAGGTGCAGGACAGTGTGAAGATTGAGCAAGAGGTGGAGCAAGAGGCGGGGAAAGAGGTGGGGCAAGAGGCGGAGCAATCCAAAGTAACGGCGGCATCAGAGAGTCCGTTGACTCCCGACCAACTCGACCACAAGTTACAAAAT ACAGAGCTGACAGAGACGATGGATGGAGACCTTACAGCCACtgag TCTGAGCAGGAAGATTTAAAAAGTGATCAG GAAATTATGTCGAGTCCAGTGAAAGTTGAGAAGGTGGTGAGCGCCATCAGCGACCTGCGGCGCTCCTTCTTAGAGGGAGGGGGGCCAGCGGGGGGTCCGACTGAGTGGGACAAGCGTCTGGCAGGGTCGCTTGTTCGCCGACTTGACGACTTGCCGATGATTGAACCTTTGGAAGCAGATGAGGCTCAG CAGGGTGGGGCCACAGTAAAGCAAGAACCTACACAGACAATCAAAGAGAAGAGCATCACTCTGGGATGGAGTTACGATACCACCTCTGGCAGTGTTGTCACCATAACCAACAATGTTACTATGGCAAATTCAAATATGAGGAAAGTGACATTGGTAAGAGGCAGGCTGTCCACAGGTGAAGATGTCATAACTGGGGGTATGTCCAGCCTCATAAGTCAGGCACAGATCCCACTAGTGACAAACAGAGGAGCCGCGACTCCAAACATTTGCAGAGGTGAAGACGCTCGTCAAAAGTCGCCCCAAGATGAG CCGACGCCTGTGTTGAACGAAATGTCTCCTGAGCTGAACACTTTGCTGAAGTTGGCCAGAGAACAAAAAAGCTTCAGAGAGGAAAAGCTGTTGAAG ACTTCAGAGAGGGTGCAGATCATCACGGCGGTGACAAGGGAGGAGGAGTCAGTGTGTCAGGTAGCACCAGGAGGTTTTATGGGACCACCTCCGTGTGATCCCCCACCGCTCCCGCCGGGGGCTTCAGTGATTCATGCTGATGACGCCGCAGAGGCCATAGTCAGGGATGCGATTAAACAGGCTAAATTGCTCAACCGTCAGAGTatgtttgatgatgatgatgatgatgaccatgatgatcatgatgatgaCAAGCTGAGTAACCAGGATAGTGATGATGATGTTAGTGAGACTAGCCAAGATGCTATCAGCATGTTGGCGCAGGCAGTTGTGGAAGAAGCCATGGAGACTGGGGTCAGACAAAGTCAAAGCCCAGTAGCTGGCATTGCTACTTCGGATAGCATAATCTCTAGCTTTTCTTGTAAGCCTGACCAGCACATGCTGACCACAACGGAGGCCAGCATGAGCCCCAACATCAGGACCCGTTCTGTTGTGGCCACTcagctggctaccagttcaaaACTTCGCTGCCGTGACGTGGAAGACTCCGACGATTCCGGTGAGGAGGAAGGCGGCTGGGGGACTCGCGAAAACTCCCCTTCCCCCACTCTACCGCTGCACACCTGCCAAGACTTGCCCGGCTCAACCAATGAAATGCAGCCTTGCAACCTCAGCGACGAAGACAAGGATGGGGAACCTCTGCAAGAG AGGCGAGAGGACGCAGAGCGTCCTGTCGGACTGCTGCTGACTTCCCAGAGCTTCACCGCAGAGACGTCCAGCAGCTCGCACGTTACCAAG ATGGTGAATCGAGGGATTTCGGAAACCAGGATCGAGAAGAGAATTGTGATTTCTGGAGACACAGAGATGGACCACGAGCAG GAAGTTTAA